TCCTTAAAAACGGAAGCATACTCAGGGAAACGAATATCCAGCCAGCGAACAATACGATTCTGCAATCGAACACTATTCGTAACCCAAAATTCTCGATCGCTCATAATGGTGCGTAACCTTTGAAAGTGGGGCGCTTGGCGAGTGTAATCATAGTAATAGCCACGGCTAACAACATCTGCGATCACAAGTGCGTCCTTCGGATCGCTCTTGGAGGGACAGTTGTCACGGTTTTCCTTGTTTCGTTTTGTCGTTGCTGGATTCACCAAAACAACGTGTACTCCTTTCTGGGCGAGCCAATTGGCCAAGTTTGTCCAATAGTGCCCTGTCGGTTCCATGCCGATGATAGGACTTTTTAATCTATGTTTCTGCTGTAAGGCATCCAACCACCGTTGTAATTTTTCGAATCCTTCCTGTGTGTTCTTAAACGAAAGATGCCGATTAGAAAGGACGATTCCTCGGAAGTTTGTGGCTTGTGCAACATGGGTTTCCTTTGCCATGTCAATTCCCACAACAAGATGAGAAGTGGTAATTCGTTCAATACGTTGATTTTGCCCGTCCGATTGCTTAAACTTCATACTAAGAGCGCCTCCTTGATGGTGTTGGGTTTCGAACCCGTGGACAAACCCATCATACCGAGGCGCTCCTTTTTTGACAAAGTCCATTTCTTAGGACTAACAGGAATGTTTAGCGGAGCGAGTGATGTAGGTATAATGCTTGTACCGATACTGATGGCCTTTTCTAGGAGTTATCAATCGAACCATTGGAGAACTAATACCCCCTAATTGTAAAGACGGAAAGCTCATCGTAATCTCTATGCTGTCTTATCATTATTTTTATCGGGCATATATTTGTACCCAAGCTGGCCAGTAACCCAGGCTAACTGCCAATTGACGCGACTGAAGGTTACTTACTTCAGTTGAATAATACGGGAGTATTCCTTGATTTAGGATAGCCTCTGTTAAGGTACCAACTATTGCTTTTCCGATCCCTAAACCTTGATATTCCGGTAAGACATCCACACCTACTTGCCACATTAGCTCACAATCTCCAGATGCTCCAGCCATACCGACAATCTTACCGTCACATTCGGCTATCGTGGCCAACATATCAGGTCGGGGAGTGTCAGCTCGATATGATAACGCATGTCTAAAGTTCAAGTGTTCATAAAGCTCTACCACATTATTTCGAGTATATGTTGATACTTTGATACCCTGTGGAATATAAAACTCTACAAGATCATCGACCGAACAAATATATTTCTGATCAGGTCCGGCAATAAATTGATTATCCTTTTTTACGTATTCTTCTAATTTAGAAACTGTTTGAATGGAAAAAACTTGCCCACGTCTAAGGTTTTCAAGAGTATGTTCTACCCATTCTATTCGTTCTTGATTACAAGAGACGATTACTCCTTTTCCCATCGTCACGATACTTAAAGATTTTTCACGTACCGGAAAACGAAAACGCCCCTCCCTTATTTCAGCTTTATTAACCGAAACCTTGTCAGAAAGGAAATCAGTTTCACTGCAAGCGAGATCGGCTGCTAACACAGTACTTACAGTTTGTAAGGCTGCTTTTCTGGCAGACGCAATCATGACAC
This is a stretch of genomic DNA from Paenibacillus sp. sptzw28. It encodes these proteins:
- a CDS encoding GNAT family N-acetyltransferase; this translates as MIASARKAALQTVSTVLAADLACSETDFLSDKVSVNKAEIREGRFRFPVREKSLSIVTMGKGVIVSCNQERIEWVEHTLENLRRGQVFSIQTVSKLEEYVKKDNQFIAGPDQKYICSVDDLVEFYIPQGIKVSTYTRNNVVELYEHLNFRHALSYRADTPRPDMLATIAECDGKIVGMAGASGDCELMWQVGVDVLPEYQGLGIGKAIVGTLTEAILNQGILPYYSTEVSNLQSRQLAVSLGYWPAWVQIYAR